From a single Lytechinus variegatus isolate NC3 chromosome 9, Lvar_3.0, whole genome shotgun sequence genomic region:
- the LOC121421255 gene encoding ankyrin-1-like, whose amino-acid sequence MSLIDQGAQFDMADNKGITPLHRASSNGHLDVVKYLIDQGAQANTANNAGGTPLHSASLNGHLDVVKYLIDQGAQANTASNAGHTSLHGASMKGHLDVVKYLIDQGAKVNTADNAGITPLHGASFNGHLDVVKYLIDQGTQANTANNAGGTPLHSASFNGHLDVVKYLIDQGAQANTADNKGVTPLNSASLNGHLDVVKYLIDQGAQANTADNAGGTPLNRASFNGHLDVVKYLIDQGAQANTADNAGVTPFQIASLRGHLNVAKYLIDQGVQANTADNGGGTPLTRASANGHLDVVKYLIDQGVQANTADNAGGTPLTRASLNGHLDVVKYLIDQGVQANTADNKGGTPLTRASANGHLDVVKYLIDQGVQANTADNKGGTPLTRASANGHLDVVHYLIDQGAQANTADIAGFTPLLWASLNGQLDVVKYLIDQGVQANTADNDGKTPLYYASQLGHLDVVKYLIDQGAQANTADNAGGTPLHWASANGHLDVVKYLIDQGAQANTADNKGVTPFHCASFNGHLDVVKYLIDQGAQANTADNKGVTPLHCASSNGHLDVVKYLIDQGAQANTASNKGVTPLHYASFNGHLDVVKYLIDQGAQADTADNDGKTPLYYASHLGHLDVVKYLIDQGAQADTADNNGKTPLYYASHLGHLDVVKYLIDQGAQANTAKNAGITPLHGASLNGHLDVVKYLIDQGAQANTAGYAGVTPLNIASFNGHLDVVKYLVDQGAQANTAENTGHTPLHSASVSGHVDVVKYLVDQGAQVNTADNAGTTPLHKASVSGHLEVVKYLIELGAEVDKTGSFGQTSLTAAYTMGHLDVVKYLIDQGAQLDEPDESGITILKRASWHGDLDLVKHLVRQGAQIDKADKEGTTSLMATSIRGHLDVVKHLIDHGAQVNKANEPGWTSLQYASIHGHLHVVKYLIDQGAQIDKTNKEGETAIHAASRGGHINIIKYLKSQQARLGAGSKGKYHITVRQLHYFREKRMT is encoded by the coding sequence ATGTCTCTCATTGATCAGGGAGCACAATTTGATATGGCTGATAATAAGGGTATCACACCTCTTCACAGGGCTTCAtcgaatggtcatcttgatgtcgtgAAATATCTCATTGATCAAGGAGCACAAGCTAATACGGCTAATAATGCGGGTGGCACACCTCTACACAGTGCATCAttgaatggtcatcttgatgtcgtgAAATATCTCATTGATCAAGGAGCACAAGCTAATACGGCTTCTAATGCGGGTCACACATCTCTCCACGGTGCATCAATGaaaggtcatcttgatgtcgtgAAATATCTCATTGATCAAGGAGCAAAAGTTAATACGGCTGATAATGCAGGTATCACCCCTCTCCACGGTGCATCATtcaatggtcatcttgatgtcgtgAAATATCTCATTGATCAAGGAACACAAGCTAATACGGCTAATAATGCGGGTGGCACACCTCTACACAGTGCATCATtcaatggtcatcttgatgtcgtgAAATATCTCATTGATCAAGGAGCACAAGCTAATACGGCTGATAATAAGGGTGTCACACCTCTCAACAGTGCATCAttgaatggtcatcttgatgtcgtgAAATATCTCATTGATCAAGGAGCACAAGCTAATACGGCTGATAATGCGGGTGGCACACCTCTCAACAGGGCATCATtcaatggtcatcttgatgtcgtgAAATATCTCATTGATCAAGGAGCACAAGCTAATACGGCTGATAATGCGGGTGTCACACCTTTCCAAATTGCATCATTGAGAGGTCATCTTAATGTCGCGAAATATCTCATTGATCAAGGAGTACAAGCCAATACGGCTGATAATGGGGGTGGCACACCTCTCACCAGGGCATCAgcgaatggtcatcttgatgtcgtgAAATATCTCATTGATCAAGGAGTACAAGCCAATACGGCTGATAATGCGGGTGGCACACCTCTCACCAGGGCATCAttgaatggtcatcttgatgtcgtgAAATATCTCATTGATCAAGGAGTACAAGCCAATACGGCTGATAATAAGGGTGGCACACCTCTCACCAGGGCATCAgcgaatggtcatcttgatgtcgtgAAATATCTCATTGATCAAGGAGTACAAGCCAATACGGCTGATAATAAGGGTGGCACACCTCTCACCAGGGCATCAgcgaatggtcatcttgatgtcgtgCATTATCTCATTGATCAAGGAGCACAAGCCAATACGGCTGATATTGCGGGTTTCACACCTCTCCTCTGGGCATCATTGAATGGTCAGCTTGATGTCGTGAAATATCTCATTGATCAAGGAGTACAAGCCAATACGGCCGATAATGATGGTAAAACACCTCTCTACTATGCATCACAACTgggtcatcttgatgtcgtgAAATATCTCATTGATCAAGGAGCACAAGCCAATACGGCTGATAATGCGGGTGGCACACCTCTCCACTGGGCATCAgcgaatggtcatcttgatgtcgtgAAATATCTCATTGATCAAGGAGCACAAGCCAATACGGCTGATAATAAGGGTGTCACACCTTTCCACTGTGCATCATtcaatggtcatcttgatgtcgtgAAATATCTCATTGATCAAGGAGCACAAGCCAATACGGCTGATAATAAGGGTGTCACACCTCTCCACTGTGCATCATccaatggtcatcttgatgtcgtgAAATATCTCATTGATCAAGGAGCACAAGCTAATACGGCTAGTAATAAGGGTGTCACACCTCTCCACTATGCATCATtcaatggtcatcttgatgtcgtgAAATATCTCATTGATCAAGGAGCACAAGCTGATACGGCTGATAATGATGGTAAAACACCTCTCTACTATGCATCACACCTgggtcatcttgatgtcgtgAAATATCTCATTGATCAAGGAGCACAAGCTGATACGGCTGATAATAATGGTAAAACACCTCTCTACTATGCATCACACCTgggtcatcttgatgtcgtgAAATATCTCATTGATCAAGGAGCACAAGCTAATACGGCTAAAAATGCGGGTATCACCCCTCTCCACGGTGCATCAttgaatggtcatcttgatgtcgtgAAATATCTCATTGATCAAGGAGCACAAGCTAATACGGCTGGTTATGCCGGTGTCACACCTCTCAACATTGCATCATtcaatggtcatcttgatgtagTGAAGTATCTCGTTGATCAAGGAGCACAAGCTAATACGGCTGAAAATACGGGTCACACACCTCTCCACAGTGCATCAGTGAGTGGTCATGTTGATGTAGTGAAGTATCTCGTTGATCAAGGAGCACAAGTTAATACGGCTGATAATGCGGGTACCACACCTCTCCACAAGGCATCAGTGAGTGGTCATCTTGAGGTAGTAAAGTATCTCATTGAATTAGGAGCTGAAGTTGACAAGACCGGTAGTTTTGGCCAAACCTCTCTTACAGCGGCGTACACCATgggtcatcttgatgtcgtgAAGTATCTTATTGATCAAGGAGCACAGCTTGACGAGCCTGATGAATCTGGCATTACTATTCTTAAGCGTGCATCATGGCATGGGGATCTTGATTTAGTTAAGCACCTCGTTCGTCAAGGAGCACAAATTGACAAGGCCGACAAAGAAGGCACAACATCTCTCATGGCTACATCAATCCGGGGTCATCTTGATGTAGTGAAGCATCTTATTGATCATGGAGCACAGGTCAATAAGGCTAATGAGCCTGGCTGGACTTCACTTCAATATGCATCAATCCATGGTCACCTTCATGTTGTGAAGTATCTAATTGACCAGGGAGCGCAGATCGACAAGACAAATAAAGAAGGCGAAACAGCTATCCACGCAGCATCTCGGGGCGGTCACATCAACATTATTAAGTATCTCAAGAGTCAACAAGCAAGATTAGGGGCCGGATCAAAAGGTAAATACCATATCACTGTTAGACAGTTACATTATTTTCGAGAAAAAAGGATGACTTGA